In Calothrix sp. PCC 7507, one DNA window encodes the following:
- a CDS encoding FAD-binding oxidoreductase, with amino-acid sequence MKAIASSLASIVGEKNAVCLWENIELSHKERIQQAVASGTTPSCIVYPTSQEQLAAVIAAAHSQHWRVLPCGHGSKLNWGGLTKNVDVVVSTERINKLIEHAVGDLTITVEAGMSFSRLQAILAEHRQFLALDPTAPELATIGGIVATGDTGSLRQRYGSVRDQLLGLTFVRADGQIAKAGGRVVKNVAGYDLMKLFTGSYGTLGIITQVTFRVYPQQEASGTVVLTGTSEAITQAAATLRSSALTPTQADLLSTKLVSTLGLGKGLALITRFQNISESVKEQSHRLLQVGQKLGLNGAIYSLEDEDNLWQRLPEQIHYASAETVITCKIGVLPTAAVEVLRQVEIGLIHLSSGLGLLQFESQNQVLHIRDLCQRNSGFLSILAAPVTVKQTVDVWGYTSNGLQVMRGIKEQFDGKNILSPGRFVGGI; translated from the coding sequence ATGAAAGCGATCGCTTCTAGTCTTGCATCTATCGTTGGTGAAAAAAATGCTGTTTGTCTTTGGGAAAATATCGAACTCAGTCACAAAGAACGTATCCAACAGGCCGTAGCCTCCGGAACCACTCCTAGTTGTATTGTCTACCCAACCAGCCAAGAACAACTAGCCGCCGTCATCGCCGCAGCACACAGTCAACACTGGCGCGTCCTTCCCTGTGGTCATGGTAGTAAACTTAACTGGGGCGGTCTAACCAAGAATGTTGATGTGGTGGTGAGTACAGAACGCATCAACAAACTCATAGAACATGCCGTTGGTGATTTGACCATCACGGTAGAAGCTGGCATGTCCTTCTCCCGTCTCCAGGCTATTTTGGCAGAACATCGGCAATTTCTCGCCCTTGACCCTACTGCACCAGAGTTGGCAACCATTGGTGGTATTGTGGCTACAGGTGATACAGGTTCCCTACGACAACGTTATGGCAGTGTCCGTGACCAACTGCTAGGTCTTACCTTTGTACGTGCTGATGGACAAATCGCCAAAGCTGGGGGACGAGTCGTCAAAAATGTTGCTGGATACGACTTGATGAAGTTGTTTACAGGATCGTATGGCACATTAGGAATAATCACCCAAGTGACATTTCGAGTTTATCCACAACAAGAGGCATCCGGAACGGTGGTGCTGACTGGGACATCTGAGGCCATAACTCAAGCTGCTGCTACTCTCCGAAGTTCAGCATTAACACCCACCCAAGCTGATTTGCTATCAACAAAACTAGTCTCTACTTTAGGTTTAGGTAAAGGACTAGCATTAATTACTCGCTTCCAAAATATTAGTGAGAGTGTTAAAGAACAATCCCATCGACTTTTGCAAGTAGGGCAAAAACTGGGTTTAAATGGGGCAATTTACTCGCTAGAAGATGAGGATAATCTATGGCAGAGATTGCCAGAGCAAATACATTATGCATCCGCAGAAACTGTCATTACCTGTAAAATAGGGGTATTACCTACTGCTGCTGTCGAGGTTCTGCGACAAGTAGAAATTGGATTGATTCATCTTAGCAGTGGGTTGGGTTTATTACAATTTGAGAGTCAAAATCAAGTTTTACATATCCGTGATCTCTGCCAACGTAATAGTGGTTTTTTATCTATTTTGGCAGCACCTGTAACGGTTAAACAAACAGTTGATGTTTGGGGATATACAAGTAATGGTTTGCAGGTGATGCGTGGGATTAAAGAACAGTTCGATGGCAAAAATATTTTAAGTCCAGGTCGCTTTGTAGGTGGAATTTGA
- a CDS encoding TIGR04283 family arsenosugar biosynthesis glycosyltransferase produces MSSAKISIIIPTINEAGNIKEAINSTQPSTNVEVIVVDGGSKDDTLAIAQTLGVKIISSPPGRAVQMNMGATAARGEILLFLHADTLLPTGFDAMIRTVLQQPGTVAGAFTLRIDASGLGMRLVEWGVKWRSHFWQMPYGDQAIFLTKEIFQQFGGYPELPIMEDFELIRRLKRQSKITIIPVPVVTSARRWLQKGILPTTLMNQIVIIAYLLGVSPDRIRSWYRREKFSQVKSEN; encoded by the coding sequence ATGAGCAGTGCCAAAATTTCTATTATTATTCCCACTATCAACGAAGCAGGAAATATCAAAGAAGCAATCAATAGCACTCAACCCAGCACAAATGTAGAGGTGATTGTGGTTGATGGTGGCTCAAAAGATGACACGCTAGCAATAGCGCAGACATTGGGGGTAAAAATTATCTCATCACCCCCTGGTCGTGCTGTGCAAATGAACATGGGTGCTACGGCTGCTAGGGGTGAGATTCTGCTATTTCTCCATGCAGATACCCTTTTACCAACTGGGTTTGATGCCATGATTCGCACAGTGCTACAACAACCTGGAACTGTTGCAGGTGCTTTCACCTTGCGAATTGATGCATCTGGTTTGGGTATGCGTTTGGTAGAATGGGGAGTGAAATGGCGATCGCATTTTTGGCAAATGCCTTATGGGGATCAAGCAATTTTTTTAACTAAAGAAATATTCCAGCAATTTGGCGGCTATCCTGAACTCCCTATTATGGAAGACTTTGAACTGATACGTCGTCTAAAACGCCAAAGTAAAATTACTATTATTCCTGTACCAGTTGTTACCTCAGCCCGTAGGTGGTTACAAAAAGGGATTTTGCCAACCACCCTGATGAATCAAATAGTAATTATTGCTTATTTACTCGGTGTTTCACCAGACAGAATTCGTAGCTGGTATCGCCGAGAAAAATTTAGCCAGGTTAAATCAGAAAATTAA
- a CDS encoding element excision factor XisI family protein, with amino-acid sequence MYTVACLGTELMRLSVPASDIVLAFQPPEARKYTEFAAV; translated from the coding sequence GTGTACACCGTAGCCTGCCTTGGGACTGAGTTAATGCGTTTAAGTGTTCCTGCTAGCGATATTGTGTTGGCTTTTCAGCCTCCAGAAGCGAGGAAATATACTGAGTTTGCGGCGGTTTAA
- a CDS encoding cupin domain-containing protein: MIIDPQKVPSQRSTNYPDEFKPLVAGRIKQRLAEFAGLNNFGVNLVKLEPGSYSSIRHWHSHQDEFIYVLEGELTLITDAGAEILTPGMAAGFPAGEANGHHLVNNSSTIATYLEVGDRTPNDRATYPDVENLITLPSPDGKSRQFAHKNSTP; encoded by the coding sequence ATGATTATCGATCCTCAAAAAGTACCGAGTCAAAGAAGCACGAATTATCCTGATGAGTTCAAGCCACTGGTTGCAGGTAGAATCAAGCAACGGTTAGCTGAATTTGCCGGACTAAATAACTTTGGGGTAAATCTGGTGAAGTTAGAACCTGGAAGCTATTCTTCTATTAGACACTGGCATTCTCATCAAGATGAGTTCATCTATGTCTTAGAGGGTGAATTGACATTAATTACAGATGCAGGTGCAGAAATTCTGACTCCAGGAATGGCTGCAGGATTTCCCGCAGGTGAGGCGAATGGACATCATTTGGTGAATAACTCATCAACAATTGCTACTTATCTAGAAGTAGGCGATCGCACTCCTAATGACAGAGCTACTTACCCTGATGTAGAAAATTTAATCACACTACCTAGCCCTGATGGCAAGTCTAGGCAATTTGCTCATAAAAATAGTACACCTTAG
- a CDS encoding ATP-binding protein encodes MKEKILVVEDERIIAFDIKNCLEKSGYTVPAIAAYGEQAIAKAGEFHPDLVLIDVMLKGNMSGIEAAAEISSRFNIPIIYLTAYSDASNLQKAKITQPLGYILKPFVETQLITTIEIALSRHQAEVVIREALVQEQEKRKIKSNFVSMVSHEFRNPLSNISTCTELLANHSHRLNEAKKDEYLHHIQNSVKQLDRLLSDVLLMGKAETVTSQLNPAPVDLENFCQNLVKEIQLSASEYHNIIFTIHSKNLNLEDHSTGQNLQLLTQNQQMLYLDEKLLRHILTNLLGNAIKYSPAGGTVRFEIFCVQGEVIFRIEDEGIGIPEADQENLFNSFQRGSNVGKIPGNGLGLAIVKNYVDLHGGEISVVSKVGFGTTFIVSLPSQLK; translated from the coding sequence ATGAAAGAAAAAATCCTAGTTGTTGAAGACGAAAGAATTATCGCTTTTGATATCAAGAATTGTCTAGAAAAATCAGGATATACTGTTCCTGCTATTGCTGCTTATGGGGAACAAGCAATAGCAAAGGCTGGAGAATTCCATCCTGATTTAGTTTTGATAGATGTAATGTTGAAAGGCAATATGAGTGGTATAGAAGCTGCTGCCGAAATTAGCTCTCGCTTCAATATACCAATTATTTATTTGACTGCATATTCCGATGCCAGTAATTTGCAAAAAGCAAAAATTACACAACCATTGGGTTATATACTTAAACCATTTGTAGAAACTCAATTAATTACTACTATTGAAATTGCTCTTAGCAGACATCAAGCAGAAGTCGTGATCCGTGAGGCTTTAGTACAAGAACAAGAAAAAAGAAAAATTAAGTCTAATTTTGTCTCAATGGTTAGCCACGAATTTCGTAATCCCTTGAGTAACATTTCTACTTGTACTGAACTGCTAGCAAATCATAGCCATCGATTAAACGAAGCTAAAAAAGATGAGTATCTCCATCACATTCAAAACTCTGTTAAACAGCTTGATCGTTTATTGAGTGATGTTTTGTTAATGGGTAAAGCAGAAACAGTTACATCTCAGCTTAACCCAGCACCTGTAGACTTAGAAAATTTCTGCCAAAATCTTGTAAAAGAGATTCAATTGAGTGCTAGTGAATATCATAATATCATTTTTACAATTCACAGTAAAAATTTAAACTTAGAAGATCATAGCACTGGACAAAACTTGCAATTGCTAACTCAAAATCAGCAAATGCTTTACTTAGATGAAAAACTGCTACGCCATATCCTCACTAATTTGCTGGGAAATGCTATTAAATATTCGCCAGCAGGTGGTACGGTGCGCTTTGAGATTTTTTGTGTACAGGGAGAAGTTATTTTCCGTATCGAAGATGAAGGTATTGGGATTCCAGAAGCCGATCAAGAAAATCTGTTTAATTCTTTCCAAAGAGGAAGCAATGTAGGTAAGATCCCAGGGAATGGTTTAGGACTGGCGATTGTCAAAAATTATGTAGATTTGCATGGCGGGGAAATTTCTGTTGTCAGTAAAGTTGGATTTGGTACAACGTTTATTGTCAGCTTACCGTCGCAACTTAAATAG
- a CDS encoding type II toxin-antitoxin system VapC family toxin → MRTEVFLDTSFAIALSAPDDDLHQRAAQWAGLLETAGTRLVTTQAVMLEIGNALSKQPHRHGAVILLNALAADSHVEIVPLSQQLYDRAFQLYCERSEKEWGFIDCVSFIVMQYSGITEALTANEHFQQAGFRALLREDTL, encoded by the coding sequence ATGAGGACTGAAGTCTTTCTTGATACATCCTTTGCCATAGCTTTGTCTGCACCAGATGACGATTTGCATCAGCGGGCTGCCCAGTGGGCCGGACTTTTAGAAACAGCAGGAACACGCTTGGTGACAACACAAGCAGTGATGTTAGAAATTGGGAATGCTTTATCTAAACAACCCCATCGTCATGGAGCAGTTATATTATTGAATGCTTTGGCAGCAGATTCTCATGTAGAAATTGTCCCTCTATCACAGCAACTCTATGACAGAGCCTTCCAGCTTTATTGTGAAAGATCAGAGAAAGAATGGGGCTTCATAGATTGCGTATCTTTTATTGTCATGCAATATAGTGGAATTACTGAAGCATTGACTGCTAACGAGCATTTTCAGCAGGCAGGATTTCGCGCCTTGCTACGAGAAGATACACTATAA
- a CDS encoding histidine kinase dimerization/phosphoacceptor domain -containing protein codes for MPVLNYAIHDSMLICAPHTLLKEVIIYMGQAGEYVCVEDQFFQAKCSLDKSYCCQLKVVKEELIPAANSLTFAREFFSNKVTLPVDCIYVVEKSQLLGIFTLADLLQLIHSGINLAALKIVEVMKEPLITLEQDFDVNTTLTLMCDSGNRHLAIVNNVGQLLEIVTPESLAVKLQNELLRTREQLECEIAQRCSLELALKKAEVELEKKINHATEKIVKVNKILQRGICDRVATEAQLLQTNSELQEIFQAFPDLYFRLGSDGTILSYHTRETSEFYLPSTPFIGKRLQDIMPLNVGHKFQQAILQLHQIQSIVSIEYSLPIALETESFEARFLPSIQHQIIVIIRNITESKQAQEALKKAKAELEIRVEERTKELRHSYECLLQETIERQSIEEVLRYRVEFEKLITTISTHFINLAPNEIDQGINQALQAIGEFAVVDRSYVFLFTENYNTLNNIYEWHTQSFEETIYNSQDTPDIVLPWIIEKLSDFETIYIPRINELPIEASQLQKTLINQNIQSLIILPIVCGGLLIGYLEFDSIRTEKIWTEDSIALLKMVGEMLGNALERKRVEQALRVSEERYIRAISAGKVGIWEWNIQTNEIYIDPNLITMLGYTEEEIPRYFDEWLLLIHPDDMQSVSSAVNAYLEKLIPKYEIEHRMLDQNGNYIWFLAHGTLLWDTQGHPCFMAGSNTNITARKQAENKLKSSLKEKEVLLKEIHHRVKNNLQVISSLLRLQARYINDEKAFDIFQDSQNRVRAMAMIHENLYQSNDLAKIEFSDYIQKLTNNLICSYGVKQDIKIHLNIDKILLKIDTAIPCGLIINELISNAIKHAFVDCNKGDIYVDFLDLNHGKYSLNVSDTGVGLQKDIELYKNQSLGLQLVWNLVEQLEGSIKFTQLGTLFTIIFVEQN; via the coding sequence ATGCCCGTCCTAAACTATGCTATTCATGACTCTATGTTGATTTGCGCTCCCCATACACTGTTAAAAGAAGTAATTATTTATATGGGACAAGCAGGGGAGTATGTTTGCGTAGAAGATCAATTTTTCCAGGCTAAATGTAGTTTGGATAAATCCTATTGCTGTCAATTAAAAGTAGTTAAAGAAGAGTTGATTCCTGCTGCAAATAGCCTCACCTTTGCCAGGGAATTTTTTTCTAATAAAGTGACTCTGCCTGTTGACTGCATATATGTTGTGGAAAAATCACAATTGTTAGGCATATTCACACTTGCAGATTTGTTGCAATTAATTCATTCTGGAATAAATTTGGCAGCACTAAAAATTGTGGAAGTGATGAAAGAACCTTTAATTACCTTAGAACAAGATTTTGATGTGAATACAACCTTGACGCTAATGTGCGATTCTGGAAACCGTCATTTAGCAATTGTGAATAATGTAGGGCAATTATTAGAAATTGTAACGCCAGAGAGTCTAGCGGTAAAATTACAAAATGAACTTTTAAGAACAAGAGAGCAGTTAGAATGTGAAATTGCTCAACGTTGCTCACTAGAACTTGCTTTAAAAAAAGCTGAAGTGGAGTTAGAAAAAAAAATTAATCACGCCACTGAGAAAATAGTAAAAGTCAATAAAATTTTACAACGTGGAATATGCGATCGCGTTGCCACGGAAGCACAACTATTACAAACAAATTCTGAATTACAGGAAATTTTTCAAGCTTTTCCTGATCTGTACTTTCGGTTGGGAAGTGACGGCACAATTCTTAGTTATCACACTAGAGAAACTTCTGAATTTTACCTACCATCAACACCATTCATCGGCAAGCGTCTACAAGATATAATGCCACTTAATGTTGGTCATAAATTTCAGCAAGCTATTCTTCAGCTACACCAAATTCAATCTATCGTATCAATTGAGTATTCGCTACCAATAGCCTTGGAGACAGAAAGCTTTGAAGCCCGGTTTTTACCATCAATCCAGCATCAAATTATCGTTATCATCCGGAATATAACTGAAAGCAAGCAAGCACAAGAAGCCTTAAAAAAAGCCAAAGCCGAACTAGAAATTCGAGTTGAAGAACGCACTAAAGAATTAAGACATTCTTATGAGTGCTTACTACAAGAAACTATTGAACGCCAGAGTATTGAAGAAGTACTCAGGTATAGAGTCGAGTTTGAAAAATTGATTACTACCATATCAACCCATTTTATCAATCTGGCTCCTAACGAGATTGACCAAGGTATCAATCAGGCATTACAGGCTATTGGAGAATTTGCTGTTGTTGACCGCAGTTATGTATTTTTATTTACTGAAAATTACAACACACTAAATAATATATATGAGTGGCATACTCAAAGCTTTGAAGAGACAATTTACAATTCACAAGACACTCCAGATATAGTTTTGCCGTGGATAATAGAAAAACTTAGCGATTTTGAAACAATTTATATTCCTCGCATTAATGAACTTCCAATTGAAGCAAGTCAGCTACAAAAAACTTTAATAAATCAAAATATTCAATCACTGATTATTTTGCCTATAGTTTGTGGTGGTTTATTAATTGGTTATCTTGAATTTGATTCAATCCGGACTGAAAAAATTTGGACAGAAGACAGCATTGCTTTACTAAAAATGGTTGGAGAAATGTTAGGTAATGCCTTAGAACGCAAGCGGGTAGAACAAGCATTGAGAGTCAGTGAGGAAAGGTATATACGAGCTATCAGTGCCGGTAAGGTGGGGATATGGGAATGGAACATTCAAACCAACGAAATTTATATAGATCCCAATTTGATCACTATGCTTGGCTATACAGAAGAAGAAATTCCTCGATACTTTGATGAATGGTTACTGCTTATTCATCCTGATGATATGCAATCAGTCAGCAGTGCAGTAAATGCGTATTTGGAAAAGTTGATACCCAAATACGAAATTGAGCATCGAATGCTCGATCAAAATGGTAACTATATATGGTTTCTCGCTCATGGCACACTCCTCTGGGATACACAAGGTCATCCATGTTTTATGGCAGGTTCAAATACGAATATTACTGCTCGCAAGCAAGCAGAAAATAAACTTAAATCATCTCTTAAAGAAAAAGAGGTGCTATTAAAAGAAATTCACCATCGAGTCAAAAATAATTTACAAGTCATTTCTAGTTTATTACGTCTACAAGCTAGATATATTAATGACGAAAAAGCCTTTGATATTTTTCAAGATAGCCAAAACCGTGTTCGAGCTATGGCGATGATTCATGAAAACTTATATCAATCTAACGACCTGGCAAAAATAGAATTTTCTGATTATATCCAGAAATTAACTAATAATCTCATTTGTTCTTATGGAGTTAAACAGGATATTAAGATACACTTAAATATTGATAAAATCTTGCTAAAAATTGATACTGCTATACCCTGTGGTTTAATTATTAACGAACTAATTTCCAATGCAATTAAACATGCTTTTGTGGATTGTAATAAAGGTGATATTTATGTAGACTTTTTGGATTTAAATCACGGTAAATATTCACTAAATGTTAGTGATACTGGTGTGGGACTACAAAAAGATATAGAATTATACAAAAATCAGTCACTTGGCTTACAATTAGTATGGAATTTAGTAGAACAATTAGAAGGAAGTATTAAATTTACTCAACTAGGAACATTATTTACAATTATATTCGTTGAGCAAAACTAA
- a CDS encoding transaldolase family protein translates to MSIYLDSAIIAEAQAANKLGWVKGITTNPTLLAKTDLPVETTLKQLAQLTTGPVFYQLMSSDFVEMLAEGRAARRIIGHQTVLKIPASLVGFQVVAELLPEIACAVTGIYGAAQAAVAREAGAKYAIAYVSRATKLLGDGVALLRDMTSVVVGSNTEIMAASIKSPEEAVASLQAGAQHLTLPLAMLQAIASHELSLQTIDEFAQNGRGLLQPIA, encoded by the coding sequence GTGAGTATTTATCTCGACTCGGCAATTATTGCGGAAGCCCAGGCTGCGAATAAATTGGGCTGGGTAAAAGGCATCACAACTAACCCTACTCTGTTGGCGAAAACCGATTTACCAGTGGAGACTACACTCAAACAACTTGCTCAGTTGACTACAGGCCCCGTATTCTATCAGTTGATGTCCTCTGACTTTGTGGAGATGCTAGCAGAAGGGCGGGCGGCGCGTAGAATTATTGGACACCAGACTGTACTGAAAATTCCAGCGTCGTTAGTGGGTTTTCAGGTGGTTGCTGAACTATTACCGGAAATTGCTTGCGCGGTGACAGGAATATATGGTGCTGCTCAAGCAGCTGTGGCTAGAGAGGCGGGGGCAAAATATGCGATCGCCTATGTGAGTCGAGCTACTAAACTTTTAGGTGATGGGGTGGCTTTGCTGCGAGACATGACTAGTGTGGTGGTAGGAAGTAATACAGAGATTATGGCCGCTAGCATCAAATCTCCAGAGGAGGCTGTAGCATCTCTACAAGCTGGCGCGCAACATCTCACTCTCCCCTTAGCGATGTTACAGGCGATCGCCTCTCATGAACTTTCGCTGCAAACGATTGATGAATTTGCTCAAAACGGACGCGGGCTTTTACAGCCAATTGCTTGA
- a CDS encoding (Fe-S)-binding protein: protein MQVSENSVNNTASVKNLQGFDGSHPPDPKLIDSCVHCGFCLATCPSYRVLGKEMDSPRGRIYLMDAINEGEIALNTATTEHFDSCLGCLACVTTCPSGVQYDKLISATRHQVERNYPRSLADNLFRQLIFSVFPYPSLLRILLVPLLVYQKLGFPKFFRATGLLNKISPRLGAMESILPAVTLKSFQGNLPTFIPAQGKKRYRVGVILGCVQRLFFSPVNEATVRVLTANGCEVVIPQSQGCCAALPEHQGQTEQAKTLARQMIDSFEHTDVDFVIINAAGCGHTLKEYGHILEDDPDYREKAQIFAAKVRDAQEFLATVGLTTKLLPLTDKTLNLVYQDACHLLHGQKISVQPRQLLQQIPGVQLREPIDAALCCGSAGVYNMLQPEVAEELGQQKVQNLLNTGAELIASANPGCTLQITKHLQLQGKEISVMHPMELLDYAIRGVKLDI from the coding sequence ATGCAAGTTTCAGAAAATTCTGTGAATAATACGGCAAGTGTGAAAAATTTACAGGGGTTTGACGGGAGTCATCCACCCGATCCAAAGTTGATTGATAGTTGTGTGCATTGCGGGTTTTGTCTGGCAACTTGTCCTAGTTATCGGGTGTTGGGGAAGGAGATGGATTCTCCTAGGGGACGTATCTATTTAATGGATGCAATTAATGAAGGAGAGATTGCACTGAATACAGCCACAACCGAACACTTTGATTCGTGTTTGGGATGTCTTGCTTGTGTGACTACTTGTCCTTCTGGTGTGCAGTATGACAAGTTGATTTCTGCGACTCGTCACCAAGTTGAACGGAATTATCCCCGGAGTTTAGCGGATAATCTATTTCGCCAACTGATATTTTCTGTATTTCCTTATCCTAGCCTTTTACGAATTCTACTTGTCCCATTGTTGGTTTATCAAAAATTAGGCTTTCCTAAGTTCTTCCGCGCCACGGGTTTACTAAATAAAATATCTCCCAGATTGGGAGCGATGGAATCAATTTTGCCGGCAGTTACTCTCAAATCATTTCAAGGGAATTTGCCTACTTTTATTCCCGCACAAGGTAAGAAGCGTTATCGAGTTGGGGTGATTTTAGGATGTGTACAAAGGCTGTTTTTCTCCCCTGTTAATGAAGCCACAGTCAGGGTTTTAACAGCTAATGGTTGTGAAGTTGTCATTCCCCAATCTCAAGGTTGCTGTGCGGCACTTCCTGAACACCAAGGACAAACAGAACAGGCGAAAACTTTAGCTAGGCAGATGATTGATAGTTTTGAGCATACTGATGTAGATTTCGTGATTATCAATGCTGCTGGTTGTGGTCATACCTTGAAAGAATATGGTCATATTTTAGAAGATGATCCAGATTATCGAGAAAAAGCTCAGATTTTTGCAGCGAAAGTTAGAGATGCTCAAGAGTTTTTAGCAACTGTTGGGTTAACCACAAAATTGTTACCGCTGACTGATAAAACCTTGAATTTAGTTTATCAAGATGCTTGTCATTTATTACATGGACAAAAGATTAGTGTGCAACCACGCCAATTGTTACAGCAAATTCCCGGGGTGCAGCTAAGAGAACCGATAGATGCGGCTTTGTGTTGTGGTAGTGCTGGTGTTTATAATATGCTACAGCCGGAAGTTGCCGAGGAATTGGGTCAGCAAAAAGTACAGAATTTATTGAATACTGGTGCAGAGTTAATCGCTTCTGCTAATCCTGGTTGTACGTTGCAAATTACTAAGCATTTACAGTTACAGGGTAAGGAAATTTCTGTGATGCACCCGATGGAGTTATTGGATTATGCAATTCGGGGTGTGAAGTTGGATATTTAG
- a CDS encoding glutamine synthetase family protein, which translates to MAEHNSFKKIKKSLQKEGVRFVRILWCDNANIIRGKAVHVEMLPHYLEHGVGISAGEQGVPVMYDAIAPDSGLSPVGEIRLVPDWDSLIPLPYAPGHVRVMGNMILDGQPWPLCPRNFLKRMIVAAKREGLEIQAAFENEFYLLRQTSEGIIPTDSTVFASTQAIDLNHEVIDAITDALITQGIPIEQYYPESGPGQQEISLRYTDALNAANRQIAFRETVRAVAHRHHLTASFLPKIFPDAASSGCHIHLSLWRDGHNLLPYAQGVCGLSHIARTFIAGILHHLPALMALTTPTANSYRRIRPHTWSGAFRCWGLDNREAAVRVPSNPGLSGSTHFELKTVDASANPYLALGAIIAAGLDGVQRSLDPGTPVDQDPGYLPIEQLTANGIEPLPKNLGEALIHLQNNDVLLNALNPQLSQAFLAVRQAEWQAMKDWDLAAEVKLLLERY; encoded by the coding sequence ATGGCGGAACACAACTCATTCAAAAAAATCAAGAAATCTCTGCAAAAAGAGGGTGTGCGATTTGTCCGCATTCTCTGGTGCGATAACGCCAACATCATTCGTGGTAAGGCTGTGCATGTGGAGATGTTACCCCACTATTTAGAACACGGTGTGGGCATATCTGCTGGGGAACAGGGAGTACCTGTCATGTATGATGCGATCGCTCCCGATAGTGGTTTGAGTCCAGTAGGCGAAATCCGGTTAGTACCTGATTGGGATAGTCTCATCCCTTTACCTTATGCTCCCGGGCATGTCCGTGTCATGGGAAACATGATACTTGATGGACAACCGTGGCCATTGTGTCCGCGAAATTTCCTCAAGCGGATGATTGTAGCCGCGAAACGCGAAGGCTTGGAAATTCAAGCAGCATTTGAAAATGAGTTTTATTTGTTACGACAAACATCTGAGGGCATTATCCCCACAGACTCGACGGTTTTTGCATCTACCCAAGCAATTGATCTCAATCATGAAGTCATTGATGCCATTACCGATGCACTCATCACCCAAGGAATTCCTATAGAGCAGTATTATCCAGAATCAGGCCCTGGTCAACAGGAAATTTCCCTGCGATATACTGATGCTTTGAATGCAGCTAACCGACAAATTGCCTTTAGAGAGACAGTCAGAGCAGTTGCTCATCGCCACCATCTCACAGCCTCTTTTTTACCGAAAATCTTCCCAGATGCAGCTAGTAGCGGTTGTCACATCCACCTCAGCCTTTGGCGTGATGGTCACAATCTTCTTCCTTATGCTCAAGGTGTCTGCGGTCTTTCTCATATAGCGAGAACATTTATTGCAGGTATATTACATCACTTGCCAGCATTAATGGCATTAACTACCCCTACTGCCAATTCTTACCGCCGCATCCGTCCGCATACTTGGAGCGGTGCTTTTCGTTGTTGGGGATTAGACAACCGCGAAGCAGCAGTGAGAGTTCCCAGCAATCCGGGATTAAGTGGTTCAACTCATTTCGAGTTAAAAACCGTCGATGCATCAGCCAATCCTTACCTCGCTTTAGGTGCGATAATTGCTGCTGGATTAGATGGTGTGCAAAGAAGTTTAGATCCAGGAACACCCGTAGATCAAGACCCCGGTTATTTGCCAATTGAACAGCTCACTGCTAATGGTATTGAACCCTTACCCAAAAATCTTGGGGAAGCCTTAATCCATCTCCAAAATAACGATGTCTTGCTAAATGCTTTAAATCCCCAGTTATCGCAAGCTTTCTTAGCAGTGCGACAAGCCGAATGGCAAGCAATGAAAGATTGGGATTTAGCCGCAGAAGTTAAACTTTTATTAGAGCGGTATTAA